A single window of Gambusia affinis linkage group LG18, SWU_Gaff_1.0, whole genome shotgun sequence DNA harbors:
- the LOC122820383 gene encoding serine/threonine-protein kinase 26-like has translation MEYLGGGSALDLLKAGPFDEAQIATMLKEILKGLDYLHSEKKIHRDIKAANVLLSEHGEVKLADFGVAGQLTDTQIKRETFVGTPFWMAPEVIQQSAYNSKADIWSLGITAIELAKGEPPNSDMHPMRVLFHIPKSPPPTLTGDFSKSFKDFTESCLNKDPSFRPTAKELLKHKFIVKHCKKTSYLSELIDRHRRWREEGHSDSSSDDSDSESSNKENSDSPEWSFTTVRKKKPEGRKVLNGTTQDQLSKPSSLSTLISPIFSELKLQHKEHSEQRQAIEELERNIQVAEKVCPGITDRMVTHIIARYTTN, from the exons ATGGAGTATCTTGGTGGAGGTTCAGCCCTGGATTTG CTGAAGGCCGGTCCGTTTGACGAGGCGCAGATTGCCACCATGCTGAAGGAGATCCTGAAGGGACTCGACTACCTTCACTCAGAGAAGAAGATCCACAGAGACATCAAAG CTGCCAACGTCTTGCTGTCCGAACACGGCGAGGTGAAGCTGGCCGACTTCGGCGTGGCCGGCCAGCTGACCGACACGCAGATCAAGAGGGAAACGTTTGTGGGAACGCCGTTCTGGATGGCGCCGGAGGTCATCCAGCAGTCCGCGTACAACTCAAAG GCGGACATTTGGTCTCTGGGCATCACCGCCATCGAACTCGCCAAAGGAGAGCCTCCGAACTCCGACATGCATCCCATGAGAGTTCTCTTCCACATCCCCAAATCTCCTCCTCCGACTCTGACCGGAGATTTCTCAAAGAGCTTCAAAGACTTCACAGAGTCCTGCCTCAACAAGGACCCGTCCTTC CGTCCCACAGCCAAAGAGCTGCTTAAACACAAGTTCATCGTCAAACACTGCAAGAAGACGTCCTACCTCAGCGAGCTGATCGACAGGCACAGGCGGTGGAGGGAGGAGGGACACAGCGACAGCAGCTCCGACGACTCAGACAG TGAATCCAGTAATAAGGAGAACAGCGACTCACCTGAGTGGTCGTTCACTACGGTTCGCAAGAAGAAGCCTGAAGGCAGGAAGGTTCTCAACGGAACG ACCCAGGATCAGCTGAGTAAGCCTTCCAGTTTGTCCACACTCATCTCTCCCATCTTCTCTGAG TTGAAGCTGCAGCACAAGGAGCACTCTGAGCAACGACAGGCTATCGAAGAGCTGGAGAGAAACATTCAGGTGGCTGAAAAAGTTTGTCCGGGCATCACAGACAGGATGGTCACGCACATCATTGCAAG ATATACAACAAACTGA
- the LOC122820384 gene encoding FERM domain-containing protein 7 yields the protein MGDRHRRTRTLGGLATKPRVSKETKLRLRVIFLDDSERTFEVEQNVLGGDFFNKVCGHLKLLEKEYFGLEFRHHSGHYVWLELLKPLVKQIKYTNDLFFRFIVKFFPPDPGQLKRGLTRYLFALQIKQDLSNSSLTCNDNSAALLVSHILQSEIGDCDVELDYQHLEMKHYVPNQEYLDHKIIKLHKRHRGVSPADSDVQLLEVARKLDMYGIRPHAANDGEGMRINLAVTHSGVLVFQGNTKINTFSWAKIRKLSFKRKHFLIKLYDKVGASCKDTLEFAMASRDVCKSFWKMCVEYHAFFKLAEEPKPIHKTLLSCKGSRFRYSGRTQKQLLECMGSGEKKPSRFERTHGQSDYDPRQCRSSPDLLTEVSKEVYEQSRPFPRTRRALAVHSNDEMDVRRRGLNNANLSEGGAKRSQSSGEVNQRPHTLAQVTPLSPSLHQSTPSPKFRSSSMSLMEETRAHRQAQRLAGVYANRSRRRPNPQPHPDAAQQLVLLYPNSPAYQYHPVLPSFPFVPPSPLNRHHYLSDYVTISSLERFPHVARRDYMPMDAGVSRPAFYPFAHDSPSVSPIRRNFRPCGSGGLGLARVYQTGSNGGRLLGVGHTEAGHYSDDSNFLPGLPRRVASQPDVKFHLSRSANPAFNPASEFRPLGYYPHLTRPSRPTYLPLNSSPLPDRPASMCMIGGATGSYSDSDPEVFYPYYCPPHHLGKMVGSAGLARMRFSSGSLQLDEEDEEEEEGVAKKESKVEVQQDKKETSEGQKAKKVTQVSL from the exons caaaatgttttaggTGGAGATTTTTTCAACAAAGTTTGTGGACATCTGAAGCTGCTTGAGAAGGAGTACTTTGGACTGGAGTTCAGACACCACAGTGGCCATTAT GTTTGGTTGGAACTGCTAAAACCCTTAGTCAAACAGATTAAAT ACACCAATGACTTATTCTTTAGGTTTATAGTCAAGTTCTTCCCACCGGACCCTGGGCAACTAAAGAGAGGCCTTACCAG GTATCTTTTTGCCTTACAGATAAAGCAGGATTTGTCCAACAGTAGTCTGACATGTAATGACAACAGCGCCGCCCTGCTGGTCTCACACATACTGCAAT CAGAAATAGGTGATTGTGATGTGGAGCTGGATTATCAGCACCTGGAGATGAAGCACTACGTCCCTAACCAGGAGTATCTGGAccacaaaataatcaaacttcATAAAAGACACAG AGGAGTCTCTCCAGCAGACTCGGACGTCCAGCTGCTGGAGGTGGCGAGGAAACTGGATATGTACGGCATCCGGCCGCACGCCGCCAACGACGGGGAGGGAATGAGGATCAACCTGGCCGTCACACACTCTGGAGTGCTGGTCTTTCAG GGAAACACCAAAATCAACACATTCAGCTGGGCAAAGATCCGCAAACTGAGCTTCAAACGCAAACATTTCCTCATTAAACTTTACGATAAAGTTGGG GCATCATGTAAGGACACGCTGGAGTTCGCCATGGCGAGTCGTGATGTTTGTAAATCCTTCTGGAAGATGTGTGTGGAGTATCACGCTTTCTTCAAGCTGGCAGAGGAACCGAAGCCCATTCATAAAACCCTGCTGTCCTGCAAAGGCTCCAGATTCAGATACAG TGGGAGAACCCAGAAGCAGCTGCTGGAATGTATGGGATCCGGAGAAAAGAAACCATCACGCTTTGAAAG AACCCACGGTCAGTCGGACTACGACCCCAGACAGTGTCGATCTTCTCCGGATCTCCTCACTGAAGTTTCCAAAGAG GTATACGAACAGTCCCGCCCATTTCCTCGGACCCGTCGTGCTCTGGCGGTTCACAGTAACGATGAAATGGACGTACGCCGGCGAGGCCTAAATAACGCCAACCTCAGCGAGGGAGGGGCTAAACGCAGCCAATCATCTGGCGAGGTCAATCAGAGGCCACACACTCTCGCTCAAGTCACCCCGCTCTCTCCGTCGCTCCACCAGTCGACTCCTTCGCCGAAGTTCAGATCGTCGTCCATGTCTTTAATGGAGGAGACGAGGGCACATCGACAAGCTCAAAGGCTAGCGGGGGTGTACGCCAACCGCTCACGACGCCGGCCCAACCCGCAGCCACACCCAGACGCTGCTCAGCAGCTGGTTCTCCTCTACCCAAACTCCCCCGCCTACCAGTACCACCCCGTTCTCCCTTCGTTTCCCTTCGTTCCGCCCTCGCCTCTAAACCGACACCACTACTTGTCCGACTATGTCACCATTTCCTCACTGGAGCGTTTCCCGCATGTAGCGAGGCGAGACTATATGCCAATGGACGCGGGGGTCTCGCGGCCAGCTTTCTACCCCTTTGCCCACGATTCGCCATCAGTATCGCCAATTAGGAGGAACTTTCGCCCTTGTGGATCAGGGGGTCTTGGATTGGCACGGGTCTACCAAACAGGAAGCAATGGAGGGAGGCTATTGGGTGTTGGACACACGGAGGCGGGGCATTACAGTGACGACTCCAACTTCTTGCCAGGGTTACCTCGCCGCGTTGCCAGCCAACCGGATGTTAAGTTTCATCTATCCAGGAGCGCAAACCCGGCCTTTAATCCCGCTTCCGAGTTCAGACCCCTGGGTTACTATCCTCACCTTACACGGCCCTCCAGACCCACTTACCTCCCGCTCAACTCTTCGCCGCTGCCTGATCGGCCCGCCTCCATGTGCATGATCGGCGGTGCCACAGGAAGCTACAGTGACTCTGATCCAGAGGTTTTCTACCCGTACTACTGCCCACCTCATCATCTGGGGAAGATGGTGGGGTCCGCCGGGTTGGCCAGGATGAGGTTTTCCTCCGGAAGTCTTCAGCtggatgaggaggatgaggaggaggaagagggtgTTGCTAAAAAAGAATCTAAGGTTGAAGTTCAACAGGACAAGAAAGAGACCAGCGAAGGACAGAAGGCAAAAAAAGTCACGCAAGTCTCTCTCTGA